Below is a genomic region from Pyrococcus kukulkanii.
GGCTAAGGGAACTAGGGATGAGGCCTACTACTGGAGCTCAAGGCAGAAAGAAAAGATAATGCAGGAGACAATAAGAAAGGTAAGTCAGATGATAAAGAAACAGAGGCAGACATCTCTTGAAGCTTTTGTTCAAAAGGTTGAAAGTGAGAAGAAGGGGCTTGAGGCTTGGCTCTCTCGGGAAGAACCTAAGGAGAAGAAGGGTAGGGAAGAAAAGAAAGGGATTAGGGTCGTCGTTGATAGCAGGGAATTAAGGAGTGAAGTTGTTAAGAGATTGAAAACCCTGGGCATTAAGCTTGAGTTTAAAACTTTGGATGTTGGGGATTACATAGTTAGCGAGGACGTTGCGATAGAGAGGAAATCAGCTAATGATTTTATTCAGTCCATCATAGATGGAAGGCTTTTCGATCAAGTTAAGAGGCTTAAAGAGGCCTACCCCAGGCCCATAATGATCATCGAAGGTCAGCTCTATGGAATAAGGAACGTTCATCCAAACGCGATAAGGGGTGCAATTGCCGCGGTAACAGTTGATTTTGGCGTCCCGGTAATATTCTCCTCAAACCCTGAAGAGACTGCCCAGTACATATTCCTGATAGCGAAGAGGGAGCAGGAGGAAAAGGAGAGGGAAGTGAGGATAAGGAGCGAGAAAAAGGCATTAACGTTGGCCGAGAGGCAGAGGCTCATAGTTGAAGGACTACCCCACGTTTCAGCAACATTAGCAAAGAGGTTACTCAGACATTTTGGGACGGTTGAGAGGGTTTTTACAGCGAGTGAAGCTGAATTGATGAAGGTTGAGGGGATAGGGGAAAAGATAGCGAGAGAAATTAGAAAAGTTATTACGGCACCATACAGGGAGGAGGGCTAGCATTTTATTTAAAACTGCTCAGCTAGCCATTTTTCAAGTGACAATGGCTCAATTGACACTATTCTTTTACCCTGGGAAACAAGCCTGTTTATCTCTCCTACATTATTGATGATAACTGTTCCATCTTCAAATACTGCTCTAAACCCACTTATGTTTTTCAATTCGTTTTTCATCAAGTTTCTTATCACTTTGCCATTGTGTAAAACTACAATGCTGTTGACTTTGTCTATGTTAATGAAAACGTGGGATACAATGATTATGTTAATTTTCTTCTTTAGTTCGAGGAATGTTTCCATCATTTTCTTCTTTGCAATTATATCTACGTTGCTGAAGGGCTCGTCAAGAAAAACCACTTTCGGAAAGCCAACAAAAGCACTGGCTACTAGAAATCTTCTTTTGTATCCTTGAGAAAGTTCTCCAAATTTCTTTGTCTTGACGCTTTCTAAGTCAAAGAGTGAGAGAATTTCATCTGTGTTATCATTTCCTCGAAATTCTCCAATCGTGCGGAGGTAGTCAATGATCCTGATTGAAGATGGAAACACAGTTTTTTCATAAGAAAAAGATATATCGTTGGGCTTAAGGTTAAGATAGTGTTTTTTAAGGATCTTTATCTCTCCTGAGTCAGGAGGTATTATATTGCTGACTATCTTGATAAAAGTTGTTTTTCCACTCCCGTTGGGGCCAAGTATATATGAAATGCCTTTCTCGAGAGTAAAACTGACGTTGTCAAGGGCTTTGATTTTTCCATATGATTTACTCAAGTTTGAACACTCTAATAGCATATGTCATTCCCCCTCCTGCAATTAATACTAATACCACGTAGAACAGCGGGAACTCTATTTCAGGTTTCAGTATGATGGTAGTTTTTCCCTTATTCTTTATAACTGCTGCTACTCCGACGGCACGAATACTTGTGCTGAAATTTTTGCCAAATCTGCCTTCTGCGGTAAAGACTGTGACATTAGTCCCCTCTATTTTATACTTTCCGGCGAAAGGGAGAACAACTTCTTCCATACAAACGGAATAAAGATTTTGATTTTCGTCGTTAAAAGTAAGAAATTGCACTTCTACGATTTTGTTAGATGCATGGTAAAAGAGACCCGATAGCGTCAGTATGAAGAGTATAGTTGATATCAAAAAAGCTTTTTTAATGCTTACTTTCAATAGTAATCCCCCCTTTCAAATGCCTTTAAGGACAAAGCTGGAGACACTGCAAACAAAGTCGTTCCAATTAATCCCCATTTTCCGAGGGGTATTTGTCCTGAGGTTGATAACCAAACGAGTAGTCTGAAGAAGGGGAAAACAAGGTCACCAACGTTCTCTAATGTAAGGAAGATACCAGCTATTAAAAAAGACATTAGAATTGAATACGCATACTCCTTAGATATAGCACTTAATGTTGCAGAAAGGAAAACTCCCCAAAGAGAGGAGAGGACTATTACCAAAAGCAAGATCACAAGATCGGACTTTAGGGCTTTAACTCCCGTAAGGGGAAATATTGCTGCGAGTCCTATGGTCAGTATAGAGGCTAGGAAGAGAGAGTACAATATAAGTGGAGCTATTCTATGAAAGAACACCTTCTTCTTGTTTCTTACTAGTCCTATGTCGTAAATTATT
It encodes:
- a CDS encoding ATP-binding cassette domain-containing protein; its protein translation is MSKSYGKIKALDNVSFTLEKGISYILGPNGSGKTTFIKIVSNIIPPDSGEIKILKKHYLNLKPNDISFSYEKTVFPSSIRIIDYLRTIGEFRGNDNTDEILSLFDLESVKTKKFGELSQGYKRRFLVASAFVGFPKVVFLDEPFSNVDIIAKKKMMETFLELKKKINIIIVSHVFINIDKVNSIVVLHNGKVIRNLMKNELKNISGFRAVFEDGTVIINNVGEINRLVSQGKRIVSIEPLSLEKWLAEQF